Within the Catalinimonas niigatensis genome, the region GTGATTGATGAGGAACTGGCAGAAAAATATTTTGGCAAAGACTGGCAGGAGCAGGCTATCGTAGGAAAAGTCATTAGTCTGAATAAGGATACCGAACTCAAAATTACAGGCATTGCAGAGGCCAAACCAGAGAATACAGATTTTCCTTTTACCATGATGATTTCCTATGCTACTGTGGAAAAAGAGAAGGAGGAAGAAGGTGGCTGGAACAGCATTAGCAGTGATGATCAGGTATATGTTTTATTGCCAGAAGACCTTAAAGTTGAGTCCATAGAGGCGAGATTACCCGATTTTGTTGAAAAGTACGAGGAAGTGATGGAGGGTCAGCAAGTTCACCTTTCCTTACAGCCCCTGTCCGAGATGCATTTTGATACCCGTTATGCCACTTACAGTTTCAATACCATTCCCCGTTATGTCATCATTTCGTTGGGTGCTGTCGCGCTTTTCATGCTGCTCATTGCCTGCATCAATTTTGTAAACCTGGCTACTGCCATCGCTACCAAACGGGCTAAAGAAGTAGGTATCCGCAAAGCGCTGGGGAGTTCACGTGCTCAGCTTGCCCGCATCTTTATGACAGAGGCGGGTCTGATCACTCTTTTTTCTTTGCTCGTTGCTTTAGGCGCAGCAGAACTGTTACTGATCAGGATGAATGATTATCTGGAAATGGAGCTGCAACTGAACCTGGGAGATCCTTATTTACTCCTTTTTCTGCTGCTTACACTGCTGAGTGTAAGTCTGCTGGCGGGCAGCTATCCTACCTGGGTGCTTACACGCTTTGAACCTACGCAGGTGCTCAAATCCAGCATGAATACCAAAATGACCAAAGGCTTCAATCTGCGACGTGGCTTGGTGGTCTTTCAGTTTGTCATCGCACAAGCTTTCATCATTGGTACGCTGGTACTCATCAGCCAGACGCAATACATACAAAATGCAGATTTAGGATTTAAACACAAGGGAGTCGTATCAGTAGCGGTGCCCGGAGAAGACAAACAGGTTAAAAAGACGCTCAAGCAGGAACTGCTGCGTCTGCCTTCAGTTGAGAAAGTGACTTTGGCTTTCAGTTCACCCTCTTCAGGTTCGGTATCGGTGACTTCCTTCACCATAGATGGAAATCCCGATACCTACCATACGCAACTGAAGTATGTGGACAAAGATTACATAGATGTATACGCGTTAAAATTACTGGCAGGTACAGGCCTGAGTGAGGTAGATACAATGAGTCGTCTGGTGGTCAACGAAAGTTTTTTGTCCAAAGTAGGCATTGTTTCTCCTGAAGAGGCCATCGGTCGACAGGTGAGCATCGGGGGCAAAATGCTGCCCATTGTAGGTGTGGTCAAAGATTTTCATACCGTGTCGCTGAGGCAGGAGATAGGTCCTGCCGTATTGGTGGATCTGGATAATTATCGTAAGGCAGACATCCTGCTGAGCAGCAGCAGCCTGAGCCAGTCTATACAAGAGATTGAGGCCAGATGGAAAGATGTATATCCTGAATATACTTTTGACTACCAGTTTATAGATGAAGAAATTGCAGGCTTCTATGAAGGGGAACAGAAGATGACGACTATCTTAGGTATCGCTGCCATGATTGTCATCTTTATTGGCTGCTTAGGTTTGTACGGACTGGTCACTTATATGGCAGAGCAAAAAGCCAAAGAGGTAAGTGTGCGCAAAGTGTTAGGAGCCTCGGTAGCCAGTATTGTACGCTTGTTTTCGGTAGAATTTATCAGGCTGATCGTTATTGCTTTTGCTGTGGCCGCTCCCATTGCATATTTTCTGATGAATGCCTGGTTACAAAACTTTGAATACAAAACCAAGCTGGGAATCGGTCTGTTTGCCGGAGGTATATTAATTACCTTGCTGATTGCCCTGCTTACCATCGGTTATCGCTCCATGCAGGCTGCACGTATTAACCCTGCACAGGCACTGAGGAATGATTGATGGACAATGTACAGACAACAATGAACAAGGAGTAAAAGCTAACAATCCTTCCCGCAATTTGCGGGATTTTTTTTGTCACAAGTAAAGTGTTGTCATCGCTTTTAGGTCAGCCAGAGGAATTATTTTAAATTGAATACACATACAGTAACCCAAAGTTTGAGAAACATGAGAAAGCTCCTTTACCCTTTGCTGGCCTTTAGCCTGGCGTGGCTGATAGCTCTTCCACAAGTGATTGCCCAGTCAGTCACACTTCCTCCCAGCGGTGATAACCAGAAAAGTATCGTGACCCAATACATTGGTTCCCTGGCCCATGTCACCCTACAATACAATAGTCCCAACGTGACTGCTCCTGACGGAGAAGATCGTAGGGGTAAAATCTGGGGAACTGAAGTGGCGCACTATGGACTGATCAATTTAGGATTCGGTACTGCGGAGGCGGCTCCCTGGCGGGCTGGTGCCAATGAAAATACGACCATCACTTTCTCTGACGACATGGAGGTGGAAGGAAAAAGCATTCCTGCCGGTACTTACGGTCTGCATATGATCGTAGAAGAAAACCAGCCCTGGGTACTGATCCTTTCCAAAAACGCATCTGCCTGGGGAAGCTACTTCTATGATGAAAGAGAAGATGCCCTGCGGGTAGAAGTGAAACCCGAAGCATCTGAATTTCACGAATGGCTGACCTACGAGTTTGTAGACCGTCAGCCTGAGCAGACTACCGTAGCTATGATGTGGGAAAATGTAAAAGTTCCTTTTACAGTAAGCGTTCCCGATGTCAAAAAGCTGTACGTAGACAATATGCGCAAAGAGCTTCAGTCGTCAGGTGGTTTTAGCTGGCAGGGCTGGAACCAGGCGGCCACGTATTGCCTGATGAATGATACAAATCTGGAAGAAGCGCTGACCTGGGCAGATAATGCGGTGAGTATGCCTTATATTGGTCAGGAGAATTTTACCACGCTACAAACCAAAGCGAGTATTCTCAGTAAGCTTGATCGTACTGCTGAAGCGGATCAGATCATGATGCAGGCCATCAATCATGCTACGGCTACGCCGCTTCAGATTCATGCGTATGGTAGGCAGTTGATCAGCCAGGGAGAGACAGAAAAAGCGCTGGAGATTTTTCAGTTGAATGCCAAAAAATATCCTGACACCTGGCCGGTCAATGTAGGCCTGGCCCGTGGCTACTCAGCTACCGGAGATTATAAAAAAGCGATCAAGCATGCAAAAATGGCTGCTCAAGAAGCTCCCGACCAGTTGAATAAGGACAGCATGCAGGCAGCGGTAGAAACTTTGCAGAAGGGAGAAGATTTTAATTAATCGTTAAAGGTGCTCAAGGGCGCCTTTCTGTTATGACTCTACTATATTTATTCCAAAATATTTATCGTTCCAGCCCTAAAAATGAGACTGATTTGTTTTTAGCAATCAGTATAGATACGATGATGATATATAGAGCATTTAGCACGTACACCAGAAGAATTCCCGCCAGTTGTGCCATCATAATTTTAGAATTTGTACTCATATTCATATCGTCAGGTAAAAACGGGGGAAATAATAAGAATACATAAGAGAGAAAGATGAGCATAGTCCATCCGGCCTGAATGAATATCTGCCTCTTTCCGAATCGACTTGCACCTTCTACTTTATCTTTGTATATGATCCAGATGATGAGGGGAAGGATGATATTCCCAAGCGGCAACAAAAAGTAAGACAGTGCAGACAAATTGATCAGGTGGAGAATGGAACGGTCATGTTTCTTGGTAAAATCCATCAGGTCTTCAATCGCCATATCCAATGCATTGGCTAAGGCAATCAAGGTATGTCCCCGGGGTTCGGTGTGTCCGCCTTCAATTCTTTGCAGTGTACGAATGCTTACTCTGGCACTATCAGCGAGATACTCCTGGGAGTAGCCTTTTTGTAATCTTCTCTGGCGAATCCTTTCGGATAAAATAGGTTTACTTTCCATTGTATTTTGTTTTTACCAAAGCTAACAGATGCACCACCTTTTCCTTGTGTCAGCCCTACGTCATTCTTATGACATTCGTGTCAAAATAGCATTTTGGGCTAATACATCAGTCTTTTCAACTGCTATTTTTCTTCCAATGGATAACAGCCCTTTTTCCCTATGGCTTGTTTCCGACCAGCCACCTTCTTTTACACAAAAGAACGATGCTCTTTTCCCTTAAATCATAAAAAAAGATCCTCTATTTCCCGTCTGTCCTGGGTAGATTGCTATTCATGTATTACGCAAGCTTAGCCTGTATCCTGTACCTCTACGATTTTTTTTGTTATACTTACGCCCTGTTAACAATCACTGAATGATATGGAAATTTTAGGTCTGGATGTAGGCGGCTCAGGAATAAAAGGAGCTATTGTAGATACTGACAAAGGTGAACTGGTATCTGAAAGGTATCGGCTGGACACTCCCCAACCCTCAAAACCGGTGCGGGTGGCCAAAACGGTAAGTAAAATAGTGGACCATTTTGCGTGGAAAGGTATCGTAGGGTGCAGTTTTCCGGCAGTGATTATCAAGGGTAGATCTATGACAGCAGGCAACATCAGCAAAAAATGGATAGGCACGCAGGCTGATGAACTGTTCAGTGAGTATTGCAACGGCCTCAGCTTTTATCTGGCCAACGATGCCGACCTGGCTGGTGTGGCCGAAATGAAACTGGGGGCAGGCCGTGGACTGATGGGTAAGGTGATGATGATTACCATTGGTACCGGGCTAGGCACGGGCATGTTCTACAATGGCCAGCTTATTCCCAATATGGAACTGGGCAGAATACTGTACAAAAATGGTGAGCCTGTGGAGTACTATGCTGCGGACTCCGCCCGTAAAAAAGAAGACCTGTCTATGAAAGAGTGGGCCCGTCGCTTCGACTACTACCTGCACCATATGGTGCGAATATGTTCACCCGATTATTTCATTTTGGGAGGTGGTATTAGCAAAAAGTATGATCAGTTCAAAGATTATCTGACCGTAGATATTCCCATAAAAGTAGCGGAAGCCAGAAACAATGCCGGAATCATAGGTGCGGCCATACATGCTGAGACTCTGCACACCTTGTACAGCTAAAGTTTCAGCCCGGCCAGCCTAAAGCAAGCATCTTCGTTAGCTGAATGAGGTGTAAGATAAAGCGGTCTTTTTTTTATGACTAATGCTTCTGTGTAAACAGTTTTTCCTCAACTCAGCAAGGCAGTATGAGCCGAAAGAATTACACGGCTTATTTTTGTGGTAAATGTGTATAAAAGAGCCGAAACAGGACAAAGTGGCAGAAAATGCAGTATATGCAACTACTAAAATGTAAGCAAACCTTACAGTAAGCACATATTTCAGTAACAAAACATTGACAAAACTTACGGCAAGCATACCCTTTAGCTACTTTAGGGTGTGCATACCACGCGTTCACCAGACCCTTCAGTGACTGAAAGGTGTACTTACACCGACAAATTGTCACTATTTGATAGCTGAAGGGTGTACCTGCAGCCAGTGAGAGCCACCTTTTAGCAGTTAAAATGTCTTCTTACAACAACCTGACAATGCGTTAATATATATAAGCTGATCATATTATCTACAAATATAGGATTAGCTACGCTTGTGCAGTAATATGACGAGCCTTTTAATGAACACAAGTGACCTTGTAAGCTGCATTTACATCACATATATTGCAGATATACATCCTATGGCCTATCACAATCTATAAGGGCAACCTTAAACAGAATAATTATGCAAAAAATAGACTTTATAAAAAATCTTGAAGCTATAGTTAAGAAGTTAAAATCTCATGAAATAGTGGAACAATTTAATAGTGGCTTTGCGAAGCCTGGACAGAACTATAACTACGCAACAATAAATCCTCTTTTATTTTCATCCAAAAGTAACTACGACCAAATCAAAGATGAAATTGGTTTTGCAGAAATCTTAGCTTCCCTAAACGCTCAAGATATTTATAAGGAGAGTAATCTATCTCACTTAACAACCATACTTCGAGCTGCCTTAGCTGGAAACATATTAGTCCAATCCTCTGCTGTTTCTTTATATAATTTCCATACTACACTTTTACAAACTCTAAATCTTTCAAAGAGCATTTTACAGAGCAAAAAAATTGCAGAAAGTTTAAGAAATGAAGGTGACAATGGAGTTGTACTTTTTCAGATACTTATTGAAGGTGAAGGACTTAAAACTGAGCAATACATTAAAATATTCACGACAATAAATGAACTCATTCAAACTATAAGTAAAATAGTTGATGAAGCTGAACAAAAATCTGAGATAATCTTACTAGATAGTGGTAGTGACACTAATGTTGGTGTTAGAGCAGGAATTGAAACAGCAAAGTCCTTATTTTTAATATTTAAAGAAATTTGGGATTTTATTACAAATTTTAAATTCTACAAACAGAAACAAAAAAATCAAGCTTTATTAGAAAGCTTAACCATAAGAACTGAGATACAGAAAAAAGTTGATGAGGGAATTTTAACTCAAAAAGAAGGTAAAGAATATTTGCATATGATAAAAACTAGGACAGACGATTTAATAGGAATGAAAGTTCTACCAAAACAAATTGTAATTGACACAAATCAAGTAGAAAACAGAAAACTTTTAGCTGAATTTGAAGGAATGAAAATGTTAACCGATGGAAATGAGATAAAGGATTAATGAGAAAACAAAATAAGGCAGACTATGATAGAAATTACCCATGAGCAGGTTTACATATTCGTAGGGAAGAAAGATAGTAAAATTGAAGTGTAGGTTTCCCAGGAAGCTCATCGGTTAAAATCCTTGCGTGTAGGTGAAAGCTATAAAATTGAAATTACAACAATCTTCCAATCTCAGTAAAACCCATTTGCTCAACCTACCACCTCAGCTTCGCCACCCTTCCATCATTTCCACTCAGCCAGGCGGCAGAGGCTCCGGGCACGGCCTGTATGCCGTGGAAAGCTGTCGTATCTAGGGGAGTCCAGCTTTTGCCAAAATCGGTGGAGTAGTCAGAGCCATTGGTCCCGACGGCAATAAAAAGTTGATCTTCGGGAAAGTAAGCCACGCCCGAGCGATAGCCGCTAGGCATCTGTTGTGCCAGTTGCCAGCTTCTGCCACCGTCTGTAGTGTAGCAGGCAATACGGGAAGTATCTTCGGGTACCAGATAATCTCCTCCAACACCTACGCCCAGCAAAGTATCGGCAAAGGCCAGAGAAAAGATTCCCTGAGAAGCTTCGCCTTGTTGCACAGGTGTTTCTGCAAACTGCCACTGTCTGCCCCCGTCCATAGAATAAAACACACGGGAAGCTTTGCCTCCACTGGCAAACCAAGCATGCTGCTCTCCCTGCACTACGATGTTGGTGCCGCTGGCGGCAAAGCCTCCTTCTCCTTGCTGGGGTGCAGGTAAGTTTGCTGAAGCGATACGTTCCCAATGTTCTCCTCCATCATCGGTACGCAACAGGGTAAAATAGCCTTCCAGCGGATCGCCCATCACAATAGCCTCTTGCGCATTCCAGAAAGCCATGCCATCCAGAAATACTGCAGGATGTGTATTTTCATACTGCAATGTCCAGCTTTGTCCACCATCGGTAGTTTTATAAATCAGTCCGGGGCTGCCAGCGCTAAGCAGGTAGGCTATTTGCGCATCAAAAGCTTCCACATCTCTGAATTGAAGAGTATCAGGCACTTCAAAAGAAAAGCTTTGCCAGCTTTGTCCTCCATCCTTAGTCATGAAGCAGGTGGCTTCACTTCCGCTGGTCCAGGCAATATTTTCACTTACCGCCGAGAGTCCACGCAGGCTGGCGCTGGTTGGCGTATTCACGTGTTCCCATTGGAAATTAAAAGTAAGGCTATCCTGAGTAGCAGCTGGTGGATTTTCCTGAGTAGCATTTTGGCAACTGAGCAGGCAAAGACATGAAAAGAGAATGGATAAGAGAGATAGCTTCATGGGGTAAAGATAGGGATTTACAGAAATCATAAAAGATATTGCCCTAGCTAGGTTTTAGGGGTTTCAACTTCTGACTTCCTTCCTCTGACTCCCGACTTCCAGCTTTTTTAGCTTCAATCCTCATCCTCAAAATCATCAAAAGGAAAGAAGAACTCCATCTCATCTTCTCTTTCAATTTCATAATCGTGCAGGAAGTCGCGGAGGTTTTGTTTATCCCCCAGTATCTTGATATCGTTTTTCATCATGCGCAGCTTTTCTTTTAGCGCATGATGGTCTCTGTTGATGGCATGAGGAGCATATTTTTTGAAGCGGAGATATTCCACAAAAGGCTCAATCGCAGGCATATCCATGCTGGGCATAAATTCCAGAGAATGCAGCTTGTCACTCAGTTCATCTTCCTGCTCTTTCAATAGTTTGTTGTAGAGTTTCAACTGCTCATCGCTGAGTTCATCCAGACGCTCGTCTATGCCTTGCAGCAACTCCATTTCCAGGCGTAGCAGTTCGTAGAAATCATCTTTTTTATAGGCTTCGGTGATGCGCTGCATCTTTTCAGTCATCTCGGCCTGCTTCTGCTCGTCTGTCTCCCGGTCGGGATGAAACTCCCTGACCAGCTTCATGTAGATCTCACGAGTGGTCTTGCTGATGCTTTTGGCTTCTTTGGCTTGCCGTTCTTCTCTAGCCTGCTGGGCTTTGGTCTTTTTGCGTTTCTGTTTCTGCTGCGCTTTTTGCTCCTCCCGGGCTTTGGCTTGCTGCTGGAAGCGGTCGCCGATTTCTTCAAAATTATCCAGGTCCACACCCTCCAGATCTACGTCTATGTCGAACAAATCTTTGAACATGTCTTCAGCCATGTCCCGGCTCATATCTTTGACCGATGCTTTCTCTTCCTGATAACTGATTTCGCTGTGTTTGTCATAGATAGGTTCCAGTTCACTTTTTCCGTAGTGGGTGATCAATTCATAAGCATGGTTGAGGAGGATCTCGCGAATTTTTTCTTTTTCCTTGCCACGGAAATACTTCATGTCGTAAGCTGTATCCAGGAGCTTGACAAAGCGCACCCTGCTTGCTGCAATCTTATCCTGCACCGGCACAATCTGCTGCTGGTAGTAGCTTCTGATTTCGGGAATAGATTTTTCCATGTCTTCCAGCTCAGCTTTTAGTGCATTGACCTTTTTGATGCGGCGGTTAAACTCTTTCTGTCTTTTGGAAATGACCTGCTGCTGATCCTTTTTTCCTATGACGGGTAATGTATTCTTCTTCATCTACTGTATTTTCCTTGTCTGCAAACTAAACAGGCTATTGGTTTGGTCAAAGGTAAAAATTTACCCCGACCCATGCTATTGAAAATGGGAAAGAGAGGCAGATGCAGTGGTCATTTCATTGAATCATAATTGTTTGCATTTTTGTAAACAATTTTCCATTTTTACGTACAATCCCATGAGAATCATTGCAAAGCGAAGGTTGAGAGAATTCTGGCAG harbors:
- a CDS encoding ABC transporter permease, which produces MMYKTSLRNLWKNKSHTLINVLGLSLGITCSIVLFLLIRFWLSFDTFHSKGDRIYRLVRETIYQGNTDHTPGSQVPVPDALRTDFPELEEVVFMSYLMEGLVTVYTEEGQPQNFQETEGLVYADRNFFKVFDRPLLQGDPDQVLNAPNQVVIDEELAEKYFGKDWQEQAIVGKVISLNKDTELKITGIAEAKPENTDFPFTMMISYATVEKEKEEEGGWNSISSDDQVYVLLPEDLKVESIEARLPDFVEKYEEVMEGQQVHLSLQPLSEMHFDTRYATYSFNTIPRYVIISLGAVALFMLLIACINFVNLATAIATKRAKEVGIRKALGSSRAQLARIFMTEAGLITLFSLLVALGAAELLLIRMNDYLEMELQLNLGDPYLLLFLLLTLLSVSLLAGSYPTWVLTRFEPTQVLKSSMNTKMTKGFNLRRGLVVFQFVIAQAFIIGTLVLISQTQYIQNADLGFKHKGVVSVAVPGEDKQVKKTLKQELLRLPSVEKVTLAFSSPSSGSVSVTSFTIDGNPDTYHTQLKYVDKDYIDVYALKLLAGTGLSEVDTMSRLVVNESFLSKVGIVSPEEAIGRQVSIGGKMLPIVGVVKDFHTVSLRQEIGPAVLVDLDNYRKADILLSSSSLSQSIQEIEARWKDVYPEYTFDYQFIDEEIAGFYEGEQKMTTILGIAAMIVIFIGCLGLYGLVTYMAEQKAKEVSVRKVLGASVASIVRLFSVEFIRLIVIAFAVAAPIAYFLMNAWLQNFEYKTKLGIGLFAGGILITLLIALLTIGYRSMQAARINPAQALRND
- a CDS encoding DUF2911 domain-containing protein — encoded protein: MRKLLYPLLAFSLAWLIALPQVIAQSVTLPPSGDNQKSIVTQYIGSLAHVTLQYNSPNVTAPDGEDRRGKIWGTEVAHYGLINLGFGTAEAAPWRAGANENTTITFSDDMEVEGKSIPAGTYGLHMIVEENQPWVLILSKNASAWGSYFYDEREDALRVEVKPEASEFHEWLTYEFVDRQPEQTTVAMMWENVKVPFTVSVPDVKKLYVDNMRKELQSSGGFSWQGWNQAATYCLMNDTNLEEALTWADNAVSMPYIGQENFTTLQTKASILSKLDRTAEADQIMMQAINHATATPLQIHAYGRQLISQGETEKALEIFQLNAKKYPDTWPVNVGLARGYSATGDYKKAIKHAKMAAQEAPDQLNKDSMQAAVETLQKGEDFN
- a CDS encoding helix-turn-helix domain-containing protein; its protein translation is MESKPILSERIRQRRLQKGYSQEYLADSARVSIRTLQRIEGGHTEPRGHTLIALANALDMAIEDLMDFTKKHDRSILHLINLSALSYFLLPLGNIILPLIIWIIYKDKVEGASRFGKRQIFIQAGWTMLIFLSYVFLLFPPFLPDDMNMSTNSKIMMAQLAGILLVYVLNALYIIIVSILIAKNKSVSFLGLER
- the ppgK gene encoding polyphosphate--glucose phosphotransferase; the encoded protein is MEILGLDVGGSGIKGAIVDTDKGELVSERYRLDTPQPSKPVRVAKTVSKIVDHFAWKGIVGCSFPAVIIKGRSMTAGNISKKWIGTQADELFSEYCNGLSFYLANDADLAGVAEMKLGAGRGLMGKVMMITIGTGLGTGMFYNGQLIPNMELGRILYKNGEPVEYYAADSARKKEDLSMKEWARRFDYYLHHMVRICSPDYFILGGGISKKYDQFKDYLTVDIPIKVAEARNNAGIIGAAIHAETLHTLYS
- a CDS encoding WD40/YVTN/BNR-like repeat-containing protein codes for the protein MKLSLLSILFSCLCLLSCQNATQENPPAATQDSLTFNFQWEHVNTPTSASLRGLSAVSENIAWTSGSEATCFMTKDGGQSWQSFSFEVPDTLQFRDVEAFDAQIAYLLSAGSPGLIYKTTDGGQSWTLQYENTHPAVFLDGMAFWNAQEAIVMGDPLEGYFTLLRTDDGGEHWERIASANLPAPQQGEGGFAASGTNIVVQGEQHAWFASGGKASRVFYSMDGGRQWQFAETPVQQGEASQGIFSLAFADTLLGVGVGGDYLVPEDTSRIACYTTDGGRSWQLAQQMPSGYRSGVAYFPEDQLFIAVGTNGSDYSTDFGKSWTPLDTTAFHGIQAVPGASAAWLSGNDGRVAKLRW
- a CDS encoding J domain-containing protein; translation: MKKNTLPVIGKKDQQQVISKRQKEFNRRIKKVNALKAELEDMEKSIPEIRSYYQQQIVPVQDKIAASRVRFVKLLDTAYDMKYFRGKEKEKIREILLNHAYELITHYGKSELEPIYDKHSEISYQEEKASVKDMSRDMAEDMFKDLFDIDVDLEGVDLDNFEEIGDRFQQQAKAREEQKAQQKQKRKKTKAQQAREERQAKEAKSISKTTREIYMKLVREFHPDRETDEQKQAEMTEKMQRITEAYKKDDFYELLRLEMELLQGIDERLDELSDEQLKLYNKLLKEQEDELSDKLHSLEFMPSMDMPAIEPFVEYLRFKKYAPHAINRDHHALKEKLRMMKNDIKILGDKQNLRDFLHDYEIEREDEMEFFFPFDDFEDED